A portion of the Verrucomicrobiota bacterium genome contains these proteins:
- a CDS encoding transglutaminase family protein has protein sequence MKYQVKHVTTYRYSERIDISYHHARLKPLRLPGQQRKNYRFHVSPQPASRNEHRDFFGNQVNFFVIDKAHEKLTITSQCQVETSPRFAGLNFAQSQPWEKVAETVRRVETPLSERQYALPSPLIQPGPELLAYAKPSFPKGRPLLEGAADLMARIHKDFQFVSGFTTIATPIEEALQVRKGVCQDFAQIALGCLRSLGLPAKYVSGYLETLPPPGQAKLQGADASHAWYAVWDPQLGWVEFDPTNNLIPKEQHVVIGYGRDFSDISPVKGVLLGPESHYLDVAVDLIPISADRE, from the coding sequence ATGAAATACCAGGTCAAACACGTCACCACCTATCGCTACAGCGAGCGGATCGACATCAGCTACCACCACGCGCGCTTGAAGCCCCTCCGCCTCCCAGGGCAACAGCGGAAAAACTACCGCTTCCACGTCAGCCCCCAGCCGGCCAGTCGCAACGAGCATCGCGACTTCTTCGGCAACCAGGTGAACTTCTTCGTCATCGACAAAGCCCACGAAAAACTCACCATCACCTCCCAGTGCCAAGTCGAAACCAGCCCGCGATTCGCTGGACTGAACTTCGCCCAAAGCCAGCCCTGGGAAAAAGTCGCCGAAACCGTGCGCCGGGTGGAAACGCCTCTCAGCGAACGCCAATACGCCCTCCCCTCCCCGCTCATCCAGCCCGGCCCTGAACTCCTCGCCTACGCCAAACCCTCCTTCCCCAAAGGCCGCCCCCTCCTCGAAGGCGCGGCCGACCTCATGGCTCGCATCCACAAAGACTTCCAATTCGTCTCCGGCTTCACCACCATCGCCACCCCCATCGAAGAAGCCCTCCAAGTCCGGAAAGGCGTTTGCCAAGACTTTGCCCAAATCGCGCTCGGCTGCCTCCGCAGCCTGGGCTTGCCCGCCAAATACGTCAGCGGCTACCTCGAAACCCTCCCGCCACCAGGCCAAGCCAAACTCCAAGGCGCCGACGCCTCCCACGCCTGGTATGCCGTCTGGGACCCCCAGCTAGGCTGGGTCGAATTTGACCCCACCAACAACCTCATCCCCAAAGAACAGCATGTCGTCATCGGCTACGGACGGGACTTCTCCGACATCTCGCCGGTCAAAGGCGTGCTCCTCGGACCCGAAAGCCACTACCTGGACGTCGCCGTCGACCTCATTCCAATCTCCGCCGATCGGGAATGA
- the msrA gene encoding peptide-methionine (S)-S-oxide reductase MsrA, which produces MDKTPAVAPQPAPHQEVTTLGAGCFWCVEAVYERIEGVLHVTSGYMGGQNANPTYEQICTGTTGHAEVVQLIYDPEIVSFETILEKFFQLHDPTQLNRQGNDVGTQYRSAIFTHHPEQAVVAEAVQAKAAAWWDRPIVTEITPASTFYPAETYHQDFWKNNPANPYCAFSIPPKLEKLGLH; this is translated from the coding sequence ATGGACAAAACACCCGCCGTCGCCCCCCAACCCGCCCCCCACCAAGAAGTCACCACCCTCGGCGCCGGCTGCTTCTGGTGTGTCGAAGCCGTCTACGAGCGGATCGAAGGCGTCCTCCACGTCACCTCCGGCTACATGGGCGGGCAAAACGCGAACCCCACCTACGAGCAAATCTGCACCGGCACCACCGGGCACGCCGAAGTCGTGCAGCTCATCTACGACCCCGAAATCGTCTCCTTCGAAACCATCCTCGAAAAATTTTTCCAACTCCACGATCCCACCCAGCTCAATCGCCAGGGAAACGACGTCGGCACCCAATACCGCTCTGCCATCTTCACCCACCACCCAGAGCAGGCCGTGGTGGCCGAAGCCGTCCAAGCCAAAGCCGCCGCATGGTGGGACCGGCCGATTGTGACCGAAATCACCCCCGCCAGCACCTTCTACCCCGCTGAAACCTACCACCAAGACTTCTGGAAAAACAACCCCGCCAACCCCTACTGCGCCTTCAGCATCCCCCCAAAATTGGAAAAACTCGGCTTGCACTGA
- a CDS encoding inositol monophosphatase, with amino-acid sequence MGTTTKEDFRRLLCQLGQLTREAVVAARADATRNLAAVAHETAADTIYEIDAAVEPQLLAWLSDHWPEEEPVRLVMEGIEERTLFPSQAAAAKWVLIIDPIDGTRGLMYDLRPAWFLAALAPEKGEAQTRLSHLEVAVMTELPTTRQYLADTLSGIRGQGVLAERENLLTGKTKPFTPRPSTATDFLGGFSWFARFFPEAKARLAEIEETFWDAIHPRTPAIPRNRPIFEDQYISCGGYLYELLTGKYRMVADLRPLAYQATGFTQGLPCHAYDLCTILLFQELGGIIEHPLGGPCDQLLDTTSGLVCVAYGNETLASRARGPLKTAIQQHLP; translated from the coding sequence ATGGGGACCACCACGAAAGAAGACTTCCGCCGACTTCTCTGCCAACTCGGCCAACTCACCCGGGAGGCCGTGGTGGCCGCCCGGGCCGATGCCACCCGGAACCTGGCCGCCGTCGCGCACGAAACCGCTGCCGACACCATCTACGAAATCGACGCCGCGGTCGAGCCTCAGCTCCTGGCCTGGCTATCGGATCACTGGCCCGAAGAAGAACCCGTCCGGCTGGTCATGGAAGGCATCGAAGAGCGCACCCTCTTCCCCTCGCAAGCCGCCGCGGCCAAATGGGTACTCATCATCGATCCCATCGATGGCACCCGAGGCCTCATGTATGACCTCCGCCCCGCCTGGTTCCTGGCCGCCTTGGCGCCGGAAAAAGGGGAGGCCCAAACCCGGCTGAGTCACCTCGAGGTCGCCGTCATGACCGAATTGCCCACCACCCGGCAATATCTGGCCGACACCCTGAGCGGGATTCGTGGCCAGGGCGTCCTCGCCGAACGGGAAAACCTCCTTACAGGAAAAACCAAGCCCTTCACCCCGCGCCCTTCCACCGCCACCGATTTCCTGGGAGGCTTCAGTTGGTTCGCCCGATTCTTTCCGGAAGCGAAGGCCAGGCTCGCCGAGATCGAAGAAACCTTCTGGGACGCGATTCACCCCCGTACCCCGGCCATTCCTCGAAATCGCCCCATCTTTGAAGACCAATACATCAGCTGCGGCGGCTACCTCTATGAACTGCTCACCGGCAAGTATCGCATGGTGGCCGACCTCCGACCGCTCGCCTACCAAGCCACTGGATTCACCCAGGGGCTCCCCTGCCACGCCTACGACCTCTGCACAATTCTCCTCTTCCAAGAACTCGGGGGCATCATCGAACATCCGCTCGGCGGCCCGTGCGACCAACTGCTCGACACCACCAGTGGCCTGGTCTGTGTCGCCTACGGCAACGAAACCCTGGCCTCTCGTGCAAGAGGCCCCCTCAAAACCGCAATCCAGCAACATCTGCCGTAG